In a genomic window of Quercus lobata isolate SW786 chromosome 4, ValleyOak3.0 Primary Assembly, whole genome shotgun sequence:
- the LOC115984454 gene encoding probable pectinesterase/pectinesterase inhibitor 32, whose translation MVALDGSGNLRSIMAAINSAPSKSSKRFVIHIKNGIYKEYVTIPREKWNIMLVGDGIGRTIISGDRSHAKGWTTSQSATIVVDGQRFIAVNITFENTAGPNEGQAVALLSNSDLSVFYHCEIKGYQDTLCPLLNRQFFRECLISGTVDFIFGDAKVVFQKCDIRPRQALPGQSNTITAQGHALASNTNGFSFDRCNISGDTDLVSSTNPTPTYLGRPWRPYSTTVFMQSYMSDIIMPKGWLRWNKSFESTLFYGEYKNYGPGASTKKRVNWKGFHVLNSSQALQFTVSQFVNGDSWLPSTGVPYNGGLVS comes from the exons ATGGTGGCTTTAGATGGATCGGGTAACTTGAGAAGCATCATGGCTGCAATTAATTCAGCACCAAGTAAAAGCTCCAAAAGGTTTGTAATTCACATCAAGAATGGCATCTACAAAGAATATGTGACAATTCCAAGGGAAAAATGGAATATCATGTTGGTAGGTGATGGCATTGGTCGGACAATCATCTCAGGTGATAGAAGTCATGCCAAAGGTTGGACGACATCTCAATCTGCAACAATTG TTGTTGATGGTCAACGATTTATTGCTGTGAACATTACCTTTGAGAACACAGCAGGACCAAATGAAGGCCAAGCTGTGGCACTTCTATCTAACTCCGACTTATCAGTTTTTTATCATTGCGAAATTAAGGGATACCAAGATACCTTATGTCCACTATTAAACCGTCAATTCTTCCGTGAGTGTCTAATAAGTGGCACAGTTGATTTTATCTTTGGAGATGCCAAAGTTGTGTTTCAAAAATGTGATATCCGACCAAGACAGGCACTTCCCGGACAATCTAACACCATCACCGCTCAAGGCCATGCACTTGCATCAAATACCAATGGTTTCTCTTTTGATAGGTGCAACATATCCGGAGATACAGATCTAGTTTCCTCGACCAATCCAACCCCCACATATCTTGGCAGGCCATGGAGGCCTTATTCTACAACAGTGTTTATGCAATCATACATGAGTGATATCATAATGCCGAAAGGGTGGCTACGATGGAATAAGAGCTTTGAGTCAACCTTGTTTTATGGAGAGTACAAAAACTATGGGCCAGGTGCAAGCACAAAGAAGAGGGTGAATTGGAAAGGTTTTCATGTTTTAAATTCCTCCCAAGCCCTCCAGTTCACTGTCTCACAGTTTGTCAATGGAGACTCTTGGTTGCCCTCTACTGGCGTCCCATATAATGGAGGATTGGTCagctaa